The DNA region AtatgaaatttgtttttgtcaaatgcTACTTGTTTTAAGGGTATCAGCGGACCAGTGAATATTATAGACAGAGACAATCAAATTCAATGTTAGTAGTAATAGTGTTTCTTTCTCCTGTGTCTCAGGTACAACAAGCTGAGTCGTAACATCAGAGATCTGGCCCAGAAAATCAGAGACCTGGATGATAAAGATGGCTTCAGAGCTCAGAGCACACATCGACTACTGGAAAAACTGTGAGTGTCTCGGAGTGATAACGTTTGCCTTGACAGAATCTTCCTTCTAATAACATTCAGTCGACACCTGGGGCCGGTACCACGGAGCGAGGTTAGCGGATTGTCCAGCCCTTAACTCTGGGTTTACTGTATCATGGCTCACTTTTTAACCAGGGTaaatcaccatggtaacctatgATGCATGGTTAGCCTACAAactactgaccaatcagatcaCTGGAAAAATGTAGTCATTATTCCTACAGGATCCTGACAGGGACATAAGTACTGATTTTACAATAAAGGTCATAAGTCAGTAGAATCGCTTTGCTGTGCCAGGATTTCCATGCGTCGCTCTGGTTTTAAAAGTTTCTAAACGGAGGACCACAGATGCATAATGattgttaaagctgcattttaagcgcaaaaaatagttttaattccCGAAGGGATACCCGACAGTGTAGGTGCTCTTCCACTCTTATTccatcactgcagctcagcataACATGTGGCGACTTTGTGATGATAATTTCCTTGGTCCATTACTGTTCCCATTGTACATGCAGCCACTTGGTGACATCATTAGAGAGCACAATGTATGTTTCCATAGTTATGTGGATGACACGCAACTATACATCTCTGCTGAACCAAATGCTGCTGCAGTTATAAACTCCATTACTACCTGTCTTTTggcaataaataaattgatgaGCAATCATTTACATgaggacaaaactgaaatcctaTTAGTCGAccctaaaacaaaaagagaaatgctgtttaataatctggGGAAACTAACTCCCTGGATTAAATCTGAGGTTACAAATTTTGGCGTCATCTTTGATTCAGATCTAAGCTCCCACATTAACAAGGTGacgaaaacataatttttccacCTTTAGAAACATAGCTAAAGTACGAtcatttataaatcaaaaagatgctgaaaaactgattcATGCCTTTATTTGAAGCAGACTCAGtttactgtaatgcactttttACTGGCCTCCCGAAGAAAACCACAGAGAGACTTCATCTCATTCAAAACTCTGGAGCTCGGCTATTAACCAGaaccaggaggagagagcacaTTAGTCCCATTTTAGCTGCTCTGCACTGGCGTCCTGTAacatttagaattgattttcAAGGTCCTCCTCCTTatatacaaagcccttaatgggcTAGGACCAAGCTACATTGCTAACTCCCTGGTTCACTACTTGCCTTCAAGAACACTGCGATCATCTGAAAAGAAAATTGGGGGTGCAGCCTTTGTCAATTACGCCCCAAAGCTCTGGAACACACTACCTGTAGATATCAGGGAAGCCAGctcgctaaatatttttaaaagaaagcaaaaaagttatttcttcattttagcCTTTAACTATATTCCTGATACATTCATAATTGGAAATCAAAACTATACCGtccattgtcttttttattagaaaaataatcaacacacTGTTAAACATTTCCCATAATTATAGATGCTACACTTCAGATAGACCTTATCAGGCACTAACtacttttcttctctctcctctggcaGCAGAAACCGTTTAcattacttttaacttttataATGTCCATCGCACATTCATAATAGTTTGTTCATCATcagacacaaaaagcaaaaaatactcACTCAATACTAAAGTCACCTTGTTGAATGTCACTTTTTGCTATGACTGAATTCCCCCTCATATCGTACTAAGTACTCCACTCATGGCTCTGATGGTGTCACTTGTAATTAATAACTCTCTCATTCACATGAACACGCTTGTAGCTGGATCACTTAACCCAGAGTTAACTGAGCCAGTTGATAACCGGCTTTGTGATACTGGTTATCCTGGATCACTAATGTTAGGCTCAGTGAAGCCTGGTAACCCAGAGACAGCCAGACTAAGTTGAACTCGATTCATGGTACAGACTCCTGTACTGACATACAGTGGTGTTTGTCTTACAGTCctcttctttgtctttatctGTTTAAAGTCAGGATATCACACTGATTGTTGTATTGTTTCTTTACATAAGGTACAGTATCGGTCTCCTCCCCACCAAACAGAATCTGTCCCTCACAGAGAAAGTCACAGCTTCTTCATTCTGCAGGTAAATCATCCCACAAACATGTTAAACTCTAATTCCACGGATGTGATCATATATCATTAGTCTGTTTTCTGTGCCTCCAATCGCCTGTGTGACCCCTGCAGGAGGCGGCTGCCCAGCATCATGCTGAACCTTCGTATGGCTCAGAACCTGAAGACAGCCATCACCTTCATTGAACAAGGACGTATCCTTCATTACTGCATTATTGCAAGAGTTTATGTCCCCAAAATGtcttgtaatgtaatgtgtattCTCCTTATTAAGTTTCTTTTccttgtattgttttttttttttttttttttttttttgtaagtaCACAGTATGTTTTGGGAGTGAAGTTTTATGTCATGAATTTCCTTTTGAGAGATTGGTTAGTTTTGTCTATGTCCAAGGGTAGAATATTTTTTGCAGTATTGTCCTTCACTCAGTCTCAGATGTACGCGTTGGCCCAGACATCGTCACAGATCCAGCATTTCTAGTCACAAGGTTAGTGTCcacgttttgttttgtcttctcaTAATTTGTTTTGGACCACTTTATGCGGCAAAGGGCATTTCACACAAACTTTCCATTctgcaaaaacagaataaattatCAGTAAAGATGCATTTGCAAAGGCGTCTCAAGCGATCAAATATTGACACTATTACTGTGACTTTTTCAGAAATATGGAAGATTTTGTCACTTGGGTGGACTCCTCGAAGATCAAGCAGCATGTCCTGAATTATAATGATGAGGTGAGTTTTCAGGATCTGCTCACATATTTTATCCGACAGCCGTTGAAGTAAAAATGCTAATTGTTGGGTTTCAAAGCAAATGGCCAAATGATAATTTTTCTGGGCTAAAGCATAATGCTGATGTTACACAAACGACCACTGTGTTTCTTTTGCAGAGGGACGACTTTGATCTGGTGGCATAAGTCTGTTGTCTAACATCCATTCATCACCGTGGAGGACAGGAAAGGGACAAGAACTCTGCTCTTGTAACTGTCGAGTGAATAACTCTACAACTCAGGAGTCAAACGTTTTAATCTCCTATCAACTAGAAAAGTGTAGGAAGAAAATAAGTGCTCTCACCTCAACAACTATAACTTAAGTTCGATCTGAGAACGGACAGAAAGAGCACACTTCCAAGCTTTGTTGTTCACCCAatacctctttttttttttgatggtcCAAAATCTGATCTATTGACAGGATCATCCATCCAAAATATCTGATTCTGGAGGTCAGGTGACTCTGTACTCGTGCCTGTCAATGTCACCACTGACTTTTTACTGTAAATCACTCAGCCACCAGTAGCACGAGAGCAGTGTCAGTTGTTACCTCCTCATTTTTCCAGCAGAGGCACTCGAACACTGGCCACCATCGCACTGGATGTACAGAACTGCTTCCAGAGTTGTGTAGATGTGACTGTTCCTTCTCCTGTAACCCCTGGCTTCATAGGGTTAATATGTATGTGACCATGGAAACGAAAAGTGTATATACCATAAAGAGGACTGTCACTGTCTGTTCATGATATTAACGTGTCATAAATACAGCTGTAAAATAGAAACtacaatttgtaaaatatttaatattttcaataacTTTGTTACAATGTAAACTTTGTGAACAATAAACATTCTTTTATCACAGTATTAAGACTTCTTACAAAACCTCTGCATATGCATATAAGGTTTCTCCTTAATTCTGAAACTCTGAAAGAAACCCCTATACCACTGTAAATTTTAATTTAGCAACACCCTGCTCTTAATATTCCAGTAAACAGAGGTACATGAACTCACCATGGAGCATTTGCTTCCGTACATAGAGAAGTCCCATCACAGACCTATGGCTCAGTTTATACAGTATACGTAGCCTAACTCAAAGCTGGATAAAGCATAGAAAGACTTTCTACCTTCAATAGGAATAGACTGTATATGATCCCTTTAAGGCATCCTGGTATACAACAGAACTGTAACAGGATCTGTTTAAACGCTTAGTTTTCAAAAAGAAACACCCTCTGCTCATGTCAAAGTCCTTGTTTGAGAGTCCATCAGAGCCACCAGAAACGCACATAGATGACGAGTGTGATGAAGAACACTGCCACAGCAGCCACCTTGGCATACGTGGAGCGGGTGTTGAGGTATTTGGCATCGCTGCGGTACTTCTTTGACAGGGAGGACAGATTGCTGGCTTTCGTGTCTAGAGCTGAGAAAATATAAGAATCATGATCAGATGAACTGGATATTAGAACATAATGCAATCCAAAAGAGCACCATAAACTGCCCACGAAATTGACTGTACAGTAAAATCAACACCTCTGgcatacacaaaacaaacatttcccaTTTTCAGAAAGGCAGTAGTAACAGCAAATGTGTAATTGATTGAATTATGTGATCAAGTGTTCttggtattttgtgttttgtgcaagTACCCTGGCCAGGACTGACTTACTGTTACAGCACTTACCAGAAAGAGCTTCTCCTCTTTGCAGAACTTCCTCGATATTTGCCACCATAATTCTCTGGACATCCTGTAGCTCCGTGTTAATACTGCCCAAGTTCCTCCTGGCCCTGCTGTCAATGtatgacttttttgttttctggatGTATGTGTCTGGAACAATGTATGCATGATATAAGCTTAGTCAAGGATTTTGTTCTTTCTGCAGAAAGTGAAAGACACAGTGTTTCTTGAATGCACCAACTCACAAATAGTCTTACCAAACTCGATGAAAGAGTACGGCCTCGTTACTGTGGGCACTTTTCTTCCATACTGGTCGTAGAACTCACTGTGGAGGTCTTCAAGGTATGCAAAGGCAGTCTTTCTGGGAAATGAAGCCTCACAGAGGAACAGGTAGCATACACCCTTAGCTATTAAATAGctgaaaacaagaaacacaagttCAGTCCAAATCACTGGTTATTTATAATGACTTTGAGAAAACACTAAGTGAACAAGAGTACTTGGTGCTTGCGGTAACTTACTGAAAGTTCATGTCCCCGGCCTCCAGGGTACAGCGGTCCGGACTCTGAGCATTCAGTTTACGGCACAGCTGCTTGGCTTGGCTCTGGTACTGCTGGAGGTTTCTTCCTGACTGACAAAGATAAGCAAATACAGGTTGTAGTCAGGTGCCATACGTAAAGTCgtataaataatgttatatCAAGAGTCATCAAATGACACAAATAGTCCAAGGGCCATATAATGTTTTATGGACCGAGATTAATAAATTTGACCGTTTAATGTAGATTGTTTGCTTATTGGCTAGCGGAGCTAACGTTACATTCATTGTAAAGCCTGAAAACGTTTACAAAGAATTGTTCGGCATACAAACCGTGCAAtaaactgttttaataattaGCTAAACTTTGAATatgttcttcttttcttcccaTAAttctttttcagtaaaaaataaattcacacaCAGTGATGGGCAGCAGAAATATAACTACGTACGTTACTGTTAACTGAcctgtacatttaaaaattttaCTAAATTAAACTGCTGCTTTATGGAGTATGTGTAGTTTTATaacaaatttcaaaataaagtctgTCTTCTTGTTTTGGAGAGGTGTACTCTTCACCTTTGCGGATACGCTAGCAGTCATTAAACGTCACcatttttgaatggagtttggcgtGTGGTTCTCTTCATATAAAGGGGCTACACGGGGAAGCTAGCTTTCATTCATACCTGTTCATCCTCCTGTATGGACGCAGCGAGCGGCAGTCCGTCCGCTACACGAGCGATCATTGTCAGTGAAGTCATATTGATGGAGGTCAATAATCGGCGGCGTCAACTGTCGGTTTTGTCAGAGACACTGAACTTCAGAAACTTTGTATGTTATTGCTGTCAACTGTGATGATGCAGACGGAATGAGCTGGACGGAAGTTCAAGGTGCACCAGTGAATTAGGCCCGAGTGGCAACTGATAAAATGCAACTTCGCAGTCAAATTTCCATCGCATAAAGAGGTAAGACCAACACGCTTCTGAAATCGTATGGAAGACGAAGTggattgtttgtgttttgcgCTGAACATAGTATTAATGTCtgattaaaacatgtatttttagaAATTCACAATAGCCGTTGTTAGTTTTCTAACCAGCAGGCGGTATTTTATCACTTCACCGGAGTATCAGGCCATGAGCTCCAGCAGTCCGACCAGACAGCTGGCAGACGGACTGACTGCAGCTCCACTGCTGATGCCTGTATTGAGGCGAGAGGTGCAGATGCGGTCTGTCTGGGTCCTCCGTCTGGAGTAAAGCCTCTCTGAACTACAACCAGAGGAAGGAGCCCTGAATCATGGATAAACCAGAAAGGTAATGTTGCACTATTGCTGTACGTTTAATGTGCAATCTATTGTTATTTGGTTCTGTATGTGCGATATCGTCGTGGAATGGCTGCTGTATTGGcgtattatgttattttttgttgaaGGAACAAATCGTTGTCCCCAGTCTCTGCTGTTGCGAAATGAGACGATGGTTGACATTTAGCAGCCTTGTTTCTTATATGCTTACCTAAAATTGTCTGAGACAGCCCAGTGATGCACCGTTTatgggctgcagctgcagcttttATCTGTATACCTAAACGTAGAAATGAAAGCTAATAGTCAGGAGGATAGTGGCAGCCTATGTGCGGAGCAGCGGACTCTGCAGCTGGACTCAGCTGTGCGGTCACTGCGTTTAGGATCAACCATACCATGGGGAACAATCACTATGCATCTTCGAGAGCCTAATGCACAACACTACCAAGTCCTTTGGTCTAACACACCCTTATGTTAGCCATATTGCTGCGGGCCCTACATGCCGATATAACGGTGGGGATGGGAGCACTTGTGCGCAGCCAGTTTAATCCTCTGAGCGCCACAGAAACCCCCCCATTCACTAATAGAAATGACCCGGCGGCTTGGCACAGTGGCATCCCAGCAGCTTGAAAGGCCTTATTGTTGCGGTGCAGCTGGCACCGCCGTGCGCACGTTCTGATTGGTGTTTTCCCAGACCGGCCTGACTGACAACCCCTCTAAACTGtctattttattgtctttgcaAGAATAGATTGAGATGACGGCGTGTTTTAATTCTAGGGTGCGGCGCTTCATGACTAATTGATCATGAAAAATATGTGATTCTCTCGTGCTGGAATCCAGGGGATTTCTTCCCCTCCtgtgaaatgaaaagtttaCTTCCTTTCCTTTAAGAGGTTAGCCCCCTTTTGGTTGTGATAATCACAGGGACCACACTCTCCACACTCTGGATGTCTGTAGTTAGCACAGACAAAACTTTTATCATGTGGCCTGTCATGGGGGGGGGTGTCTTTGCTCACAAAATAAGCTTTTGAACTCCTGATCTACACATATCAAACCATACTTTGTCACTCCCCTCGCCCCCAGGTGTGCCTGTAATGCCCAGGGGTGAGGAGGAGAGCAGCTGAGGAGGAGGCGATGGGCTGCACCTCTGCCAAGCAGGTGTCTGCCGTGCCCAACGGTGAGGAGGGCCAGAATAAAGCCTACAGCAACGGGGACCTCCTCTCTGGTCAGTATGTTTACTGCACACACCGATAGTCTTATTCTGGAGTCTCACATTTCCCATGCACCTCTATGTTCGGGTGGTATTCCACTTCCTTAATACCTTCAGTGATAATTATGAGGCATTTGCCACCATTCATCAGTGTCATTCACTGCTGATGTGGAAGTTCCTTTGTGGCACAGTCTGCGATACCTCCGTTTTTAAAGATTAGGTCATATTTACATCATatgagtatttaaaaaataacaataataacccGCTGTGTAGACGATACCTTCATTTTTTAAGAGTTTTGTAAAGTGTTAAAGGGAGGTGTGCATGAACGGTCAAACACTTAGAGCTATGAGCTGAATCTTGTCTAGGGCTCAACTTAAATCATGTCAGCTTTctttataaatacagtatatatgctaTATGGTTTCTAgaacatattttttatataagtAAAGAAAGTACAAAAAAGCACACATCTCTTCTAGGAGCAAGCACTAGTCCCTGCTGGgggtttaaaaaacaaacaaacaattgttttattaatcaatGTTGGCTAATCTTATAACTTCATTAAGTTGTTAAAGCTGCTACAGATGAATAGTAAACTGAAACTATCTGTGAGCTACAATAAGAACTTAGCAGCATTAACCTGATGTGTTATAACTGTATGTGTCCATCAGGCCATCGTTACTGTGCACCCtaactgtgttttcatttcctccTTTCTAAATGCGTGGGAGGGAGATAGAGGAGAGGGggctgtgcatgtgtgagggaaaagatggagaggcagagaaaagaggagaatcAGGCTGACAGCTCATGTGTTTGCAGCTTGCCAGCCATTGTTAAGAGAGGATTTAGTATGGAGCGTGAGAATTCAAGCACATAATTACTTTGCCAAGTACTGAACTGTGAGAACTATTAACCCGGAGGATTGTGCCGATCAGAGCGGCTGTGAGTGGGCCGTCCTCTGCGTGCCAGCCGCCGGTTTCTGCTGTCGTGTATTAATAAGAGGAGATGTGctcctctctacctctctgtctcccactcTGTCACAGATGAGTACAAGATGAAAGGAGTGGAGAAAGTAAAGTACATCAgtggagaagagggaggagtgGACGGCCAGGACAGCACAGTGCGTGATTCTGTTCTACTCTGTGTATTCTATTTTATGTCTATAATGGGACATTTACTGCATAGTATCCTGTTTATCTGTTGTTAAACTTCATATTCAGACACATTTGATCCGATGCTGGAGCACCGTGCTGCATACATCTGTATATTAATGAgaacaaactgaataaatgtaGCATAATAATGCAGGAAGATAATGTATTAATACCACACATTTGTTATGCAAAGTTAAGTATTAGATGTTACTTAACGTTTAATTAGTTACTATAAAAAGCTCTGTTTAAAATATGATTACAAAACGATATAAGGCAACTGTGAAACTTCTCAgttaattgtgtgtttttatttcatgttgtgtTCTCCTTTCTGCTGAATAATGGGACATAATACAGCTTTTTGATcagatggttgtgtgtgtgtgtgtttgcttggaTGTCCTGTAGGAGAAAAGTGCTCTCCTTGGTAAAGGTCAACACATGGACGAAACAGGGTCAAACGGAAATGGAAAGATTCTGTAAGTGTCACTGACTGATGATGCTGTTTTTGCTATCACAATATCATTAACATCCTGTACATATTGTACATTAGTAGCGTGTTTGTCTATTTTGTTCAGTCATCATCTGAACCCTTTATCTTTTCCCAAGTTTTACTGCAAGGCTCTAACCTGCTGCACCTTTTGTCATCGCAGGAGCATCCACTCCTCAGAGAGTCAGCAAGAATTCTTCAGGATGTTGGATGAGAAAATTGAAAAAGTAAGGAATGACAATCCATCACTGGAGCAtcgctttttgtttttatgggggttttttttgcaaaaaGCTCCTGCTAAATGCCATAAGGGAGTTTAATCCTATCACTGCTGCAAATCTGTAGCGAGTGAGGACGCAGCAGATGACATAATGATACCTCAAAACAGCCTCAATCTGTCGCGTCCAGTGCATTCCGCTAGTGTGGTTATTTCAAGTAGTACtgttgaaaacatgttttactgacagtgctgcagtgtgacgATCTGGTCAAAGAGAGCAGTGGATTACTTAAACTATGGCCTGGGCCTCTTTAggagttttattgttttgtggcACAAGGGGCCATTAAGTCATAAAGTataaggctggcattattctatatttttcttatttttaacaaatgccatgaaaagaccaaagctAACAATGCATTGATTCTACTAATAAGTATTATAAGTGTatctaaagcctgatatagcttattcctgtGTGACATAAAGCTCTATTGTTGTCTCTAATTAGAAACACATATATGAGCCACACTGCTGCACACATTGAACAcaggcactgtagtttatttcgagtcaatcccacacacacaccgtcctgctgccggAAATACTCGCTAGCACACCAAATGTGTATCTATCCGCGGCTAAAaacagtccccaacaaatgcactgttgaCTCCTGTTTTAGGAACGTTTGCTAAAAGttacagtggccagctgtttaGGGACATTATTtagtctttttaaaatgaatatttctgACGTTTttaagatttatgtcttcagagGGAACTAACTTGCTTGGgactgagtgccacagacagggtaaggaagtcagaaagtattgagaaatgGATTAACGCATTGCTGGTTCGTCTTTTAATTGGatttgttaaatataaaatgacGCCAGTCTTATCCTTACTGCTTTTGTCTCTGCCTGTAGTTTCCCAGACTGTCTTTCAGTAGCTCCTAGACAAGATGTTTTGCATTCAGTTTtgggctatatatatatatatatatatatatatatatatgagtcCAGAAAGAAGTCTTGCAcaaggaccacaatggaaataagtgTTAGACTCTGTTGTTTCATCATTGACAttttgtagttgtgtgtgtgattttaatatttaatttcctCCCTCTCATAATGTTAAATAATCTAAGCTAAAAATGATTTGATCCTAAGGTCAGTTTGATACTGACATTTTCTCTAATTAAACTTGCTGTGCTGACGCcttatctgtgtttttatccaGTAGGACTGGCGGATAATTCAGTATTACCGCTTGTTGACTTTCAGTGCCATGATACAGTATTTTGATGATACGAACGGATTTT from Siniperca chuatsi isolate FFG_IHB_CAS linkage group LG13, ASM2008510v1, whole genome shotgun sequence includes:
- the sec22ba gene encoding vesicle-trafficking protein SEC22b-A; the protein is MTSLTMIARVADGLPLAASIQEDEQSGRNLQQYQSQAKQLCRKLNAQSPDRCTLEAGDMNFHYLIAKGVCYLFLCEASFPRKTAFAYLEDLHSEFYDQYGRKVPTVTRPYSFIEFDTYIQKTKKSYIDSRARRNLGSINTELQDVQRIMVANIEEVLQRGEALSALDTKASNLSSLSKKYRSDAKYLNTRSTYAKVAAVAVFFITLVIYVRFWWL
- the imp3 gene encoding U3 small nucleolar ribonucleoprotein protein IMP3, translating into MVRKLKHHEQKLLKKVDFINWEVDNNLHEVKVLRKYRIEKREDYTKYNKLSRNIRDLAQKIRDLDDKDGFRAQSTHRLLEKLYSIGLLPTKQNLSLTEKVTASSFCRRRLPSIMLNLRMAQNLKTAITFIEQGHVRVGPDIVTDPAFLVTRNMEDFVTWVDSSKIKQHVLNYNDERDDFDLVA
- the zgc:55943 gene encoding uncharacterized protein C1orf21 homolog translates to MGCTSAKQVSAVPNGEEGQNKAYSNGDLLSDEYKMKGVEKVKYISGEEGGVDGQDSTEKSALLGKGQHMDETGSNGNGKILSIHSSESQQEFFRMLDEKIEKGRDYCSEEEDMTYCSTVVEYPSVPV